One Candidatus Zixiibacteriota bacterium genomic window, TGGATCGCAAAAAACAGCAGATAGCTTTAGAAAAAGCACACGCCTCGCTTCGGCGGGATTTCAGTAATGTGCAGCAGGACTATCAGTCGATTGTAGAGAATATGCTGATCGGACTGATAACGACCGATTTGGAAAGCCGTGTTCAATTTGCTAATGCCACTGCCTGCCGGTTGTTCGATCGGAAGCAACTGGAAGGAAGCTATCTCTACGATATCTATGACGAGCCGGAACAATGGCAGAAGATGATAAACGACTTAAAGAGGTCTGGGGCAGTTCATGGAGTCATCCACAAGCTGAAGCTTGGAAATGATTTGAAGCGCTGGATCCAGGTTAGTGCTTCACTGACCGGCAGCACCGTTACCAAACTGGTTGTCGATGTCTCTAAAAATGTTCTCGCCGATGTTCGCTATCAGGCTATGCTCGAAGCTACTTGTGACGGATTCTGTACCAGCACGATGGCCGTGGAGATGACCGATGTCAACGAAGCTCTGTGCCAAATGCTCGGTTATAATCGAAGAGAACTTCTGGGAACCAGACTTTCGGATTATAAAGTGCGGAAAGATCCGGAGGAAACGGCTCAGCACATTGATTCGGTCGCTAAGAATGGGTTCGATCGTTTTAAAATAGACCTCCGCAAGCGGGACGGAAGTGTGCTTCATGCCGAATTAAGCGCCATATACGTTACCGAAGGCGGTGGCAGTTTCGCCATATTCATTCGCGATATCAGTAATGAACTGAGACTGCAAGAGGAACTCAAACAGTCCGAGGAACGTCTGACCCTGGCCTTGAACGGCACTGAGGACGGCATCTGGGATTGGAATCTGATAACTAATGAGATTTTTTATTCGCCGCGATGGAAGGGGATCCTCGGTTATTCCGATGAGGAACTGGCGGATAACTATGACATCTGGGAAATGCTCCTCCATCCGGAGGATTTGTCGGATGCTAAAAAATCTATCGATGATTATCTCAAGGGTCAATCGGACAGCTACAGGGCTGAGTTCCGTATGCAGCATAAGGACGGTACCTGGAAAAATATCCTGTCTCGCGGGAAAGCGGTAGTTGATCCAAAAACAGGACAGAACGTCCGATTTGTTGGTGTCCATTCCGATGTAACCGAACAAAGGCGATATCAGCGAGCGATAGAACGACAACATCGTCAGTTCCTGGCCCTGCTGGATAACTTCCCGGAGGTACTGTATGTCTCCGACCCTGATACCCATGAAGTGATCTTTACCAACCGCAAACTTACAGGATTGCTCGGTGGTGATGTGGTAGGACAGAAGTGTTACAAGGCCTTGCAGGGATTCGATACCCCGTGCAGTTTTTGCACCAACCATATCATAAAAGAACAGCCAAAAGAGCCTTATACCTGGGATTATTATAACGAGCGTTTGAATCGGCATTATTTCATTTCCGATCAAATCATTCGTTGGCCCGATGGTCGCGATGTCCGTATGGAGCTGGCTATCGATATCACGGAAAGAAAGGAATCGGAGGAGAAACTCAAGGCGATGACCGAAAAACTCAAGCGGTCCAACACCGAACTCGAAAAATTCGCCTACGTTGCCTCGCATGATTTACAAGAGCCGTTAAGGATGGTTGGTAGTTATCTGCAGCTTATCCAGCGTCGTTATCAGGGTCAACTGGACGAAAACGCCGATGATTTCATTAACTACGCTGTTGACGGCGCGAATCGCATGAAGAAAATGATCAACGATCTGCTGGAGATTTCGCGTGTGACGACGCGCGGAGAACAGTTCGCGGAATTCGACAGCCAGGAGTTAATGGATCGGGTTCTCCATAGTGTGGAAAGACTGATCGAGGATACCGGCGCGGAAGTAAACGTTGCTCCGTTGCCTGTTATTATGGGTGACGAATCGCAGCTCGGCATGCTTTTCCAGAACCTGGTGATTAACGGCATCAAGTTCCACGGAGAAGAGTCCCCAAGGTTGAAAATTGAAGTTGAACAAATTGGGTATAATTGGCATTTTATTTTTGAAGATAACGGCATCGGCATAGAAGAGCAGTATCATCAGAAAATCTTTGAGATTTTCCAGCGGCTCAACAGTCGTGAGACATACGAGGGAACCGGGATCGGCCTCGCGCTCTGTCAGAAGATCGTTTATCGTCATGGCGGGAGAATATGGGTCGAATCGGAATTGAACCATGGCTCGCGTTTCCATGTGGAATTGCCGTTAAAACCGAAACAGTCCGAAACTTCATTGGAGGAGGTTGTCAAGGATGTCTCAAATGAATGACGCCAGACCGATCGAGATCCTGCTGGTTGAGGACAATCCCGGAGACGTCCGTCTTACGGTCGAGGCGCTTAAGGAAGGTAAGGTTGCCAACAACCTGACTGTCGCCGTAGACGGTGTTGAAGCTCTCGATGCTCTTCATAAGCGAGGGAAGTTCGAGGACGCAGCTGATCCCGATCTCATTCTGCTTGATCTGAATCTGCCAAGAAAAGACGGCCGTCAAGTACTCGAAGAGATCAAAGAGGACCCAAGTCTCAGAGCTATCCCGGTAGTGATTTTAACCACTTCGCAGAATGAAGAGGATGTTATACGCTCTTACAAGCTTCATGCCAACTGCTTCGTTTCCAAACCGGTGGAGCTGGAAGAGTTTCTTAATGTCGTGAAGTCCGTTGAAGACTTCTGGTTATCGATCGTTCGCCTGCCCAAGAGGTCAAGAGTGGGGGCGATGAGGTTATGACACTGACCGATCTTAAACTGCTGGTGGTCGAGGACAATCCCGGTGACCTAAGGCTGTTGAAAGAAATGCTCAGGGAGAATAGTCCGCACAATATGATTGTGCATGAAGCAGGTACCATGGCTGAAGCGGAGGAGAGAATTCTGGAGTTCACCCCGGATTTGATTCTTCTGGACCTGAATCTTCCTGATAGTTCCGGACCGGGGACTTACGAGCATTTTCATCAGCGTTATCCCGATGTCCCGGTAATCGTTTTGACTGGTCTGTCCGATGAACGGGTGGCTCTGGCGACTATTCAACATGGGGCTCAGGACTACCTGATCAAGGGTGAGTTCGACAGCAGGCTTCTGACTAAGTCGATCAATTACTCCCTCGAGAGACATCGACTCAGCAGTGCCTTGAACGACCAGAAGCGCAAAGAGCAGCAACTGCGCGAACTGAGTTCTCTCAGCCGCATTACCGATCAACCTGCCACCTCCATTTCAGCTTCCAGTCTTGGAATCAAACGGATCAAGGACGTAAGCGATCAGGCCTTCGGAGCCCTGGTGGAGGAGGCTGTGTCTTTGACCGAGCATGCTCTGGAGCAACGCGCCGTCAGGGTGGAAGGGAACCTCTCGATTGATATACGAAATCTTGCCACTACGTTGGGTAAGCTGAACGCCGGGCCAAGAGATGTTATCGATATATACCGAGCTTCCCTGAATCGTGTCAGTCAGACGAGGAAACCTACAATAGCCGCTGTAATGGCTGAAGAAGCGCGGTATGTAACGCTGGAGCTTATGGGATATCTGGCAAATTACTACCGGGATCTGGCCGGTGGCAATAATACCGTCGTCTTTGAAACCGGAGCCATCGACACCTCAGACATGGAGGTATGAGGATATATGAAAAGATATATCTTAAAACTATACATTGCGGGCCAGACACCCAAATCAATCAGGGCTGTTAATACGCTTAAACGTCTCTGTCAGAAATATCTCGAAAACGACTTTGATTTAGAAATAATCGATGTTCTCGAGATGCCCGAGGAGGCTGAGCGCAGTAGGATTCTAGCAACACCGACTGTCATTAAAGAGCTCCCTCTACCGGGGCGTCGTATTATCGGAGACCTGAGTCATATCAAGGATGTCATGGATGGGCTCGATATCAGTGAAACAGTGCAGCACGGAGTATAGGACAGATGCAGAACGATGTATCAATTAAAATGCAGAAACTCCCTACGGGGATAGAAGGACTGGATTTCACCTCCAACGGAGGTTTGCCTATAGGGCGAACAACGTTGATCTGCGGTTCTGCCGGAAGCGCCAAGACCGTTCTGGCCGCTCAATATCTGGCTGCCGGCATTATGCAATATGATCAGTCAGGAGTGTTTGTCACGTTCGAAGAACGTCCCCAGGATATTCGAATCAATATGCGCAGCTTTGGTTGGGATATCGAGCAATGGGAAAAGGAAGGCAAATGGGTTTTTGTCGATGCTGCTCCCTCTCCTGAAACCGAGTCGACCGTTATCGGAGATTACGATCTTGGCGGTCTCATCGCACGGGTGGAGAATGCCGCCAAGAAAGTGGGAGCAAAAAGACTCGCAATGGATTCTCTGGGAGCGGTCATGACTCAGTTCGAGGACCAGCTTATTCTCAGGCGTGAATTCCTTCGTATAAATACTGCACTAAAAAATATGAATGTCACGTCCATTATGACGGCTGAGCGGGCTAGCGAATACGGCCCGGCCTCGCGCTATGGCGTCGAAGAATTCGTAGCTGATAATGTAATTATCCTGAGAAACAATCTCGAAGACGAAAAACGGAGAAGGACCGTAGAAATTCTCAAATTCCGCGGTACTGATCATCGCAAGGGCGAATACCCGTTTACGATAATACCGGGGCAGGGTGCTGTTGTCATCCCGCTCGCCGCTATTGAGCTTAAGCAACATTCAACTACGGTTCGAATCACTTCCGGTAACTCTGAAGTCGACAATATGTGCGGCGGCGGGTTCTTCCGTGATTCCATCATCCTCGTTTCCGGCGCCACTGGAACCGGCAAGACGCTGATGGTAACGGAGTTCGTGGACGGCGGCGCTCAGGTCGGTGAAAAATGCCTCCTGTTCGCGTTCGAAGAAAGCCGTGAACAGTTATTCAGAAATGCCTATGGGTGGGGAAGGGATTTTGAGAAACTCGAAGAACAGGGTTTGCTGAAAGTCGTCTGTGAGTATCCGGAGGGAGCCGGGCTCGAGGACCATTTGATAAGGATGAAAGAACTGATCGAAGAGTTCGGACCGGATCGTATTGCCGTAGATTCTCTTTCGGCTCTGGAACGAGTTGCGACTCAGAAGAGTTTTCGTGAATTCGTTATCGCCATTACGTCGTTTATCAAAGACCGTGAGGCAGCCGGTTTGTTCACTTCGACCACACCTACGCTGCTCGGTGGGACGTCGGTTACGGAAGCTCATATATCGACAATTACCGACTCTATCGTGTTGTTGAGATACGTTGAGATATTTGGAGAGATGAGACGTGGCATGACCGTGCTCAAGATGCGCGGCTCCATGCATGACAAGGATATTAGGGAGTTCACCGTCGACGGTACGGGTATGCATGTTGCAAGACCTTTCCGCAATGTTAGCGGAATTCTTTCGGGCATTACCCGTCATTGGAACGACAGCGAACTGGATCGAGTGGAAGAACTCTTCCAGGAATAGGTTGTCTGTCCCGCGGATTGTTGCGGAACGACAACGGTGTGACAAAGGGGGCTTTAACTGACGCAACCGGCTTGCGTAAGAGGCGATATATTGCCGTAAACGGCATAGTTGCTTCTTTACGACGAACAGTGTGCGTCTATGTGCTCCATGCAGGAAAGGGATACGGATGAATCAACGTGTTCTTTCGGTTCTTCTGGTGGAAGACCACCACGGTGATATACAGCTCGTACAAGAACACTTGCGCGATATAAAGGATGCAGACATTCGTATGACGGTCGTTTCCGACCTCAATGAATTGGCGCCTATTTTGAAAATAACCGCAACGGATGTGATTCTTCTTGATCTCGGTCTGCCCGGTTGCAGCGGCCTGGAAACACTGGTACGCCTGAGAGCGATGGCACCCGGACTGCCGGTAATTGTACTGACAGGTCATGACGACGGCCAGCTGGCCGAACGAGTGATCCAGAAAGGCGCCCAGGATTTCGTAGCTAAAGATGAATTGGGAAAAGTCCGTCTGGAACGGATAATAAGAAATGCCGTGGAAAGGCACCGTATTCACACGGCGCTTCAAGCTCGCCTGGAAAATCATACGATCGATCAAAATTTCCAAAATCTGATTGTACAGAATATGTCCGAGGGAGTGCTGGTGGTGGATTCCGAAGGGATTATCGAGTATGCCAATCCGGCGGCCGGTACATTGCTAAACGGACAAGCCGACAGGCTGATCGGAGCCGAGTTCGGATTCCCTATTTCCGATGAATGCTTGATTGAGGTCCCCCCCCACATGGGATCGAGCGAGACGAAATACCTGGAAATGCATGTCGTGGAACCGACCAACATGCCTTCTCTAATGCGGGTGGTATCACTTCAGGATGTATCCCATCACGAACGAACCCGCGCTCAACTTATGCATACCGCGCATCACGACAGCCTGACCGGTGTCGAAGTGAGGCGGATGTTCGACAAGCGGCTCAGTCGTCTCATTGAAAAGGCGCGACGTAAACAGATCGAAACGTTCGTGGTCATGTATGTCGATTGTGACAATTTCAAACAGGTCAATGATGAATATGGTCATTCCATAGGTGATGCCGTGCTTCAGGGGATTGCCGAAGTACTCCTGAATGCCGTGCGTCCCTCCGATTTTATCGGCCGTCTCGGCGGTGATGAATTCGCCCTCGGCCTCGAGGATATCAACAGTATCTCCGATGCAATCGGTGTTGCCGATCGCATCATTGCCGCTGTCGGTGACTCCATCCAGGTGGGTAACAAGCAAATTTCCACTTCGGTTTCGATCGGTCTGGCTTCCTATCGCCAGGGACACCGCGAACCGAGAGACATTCTCCGTGATGCCGACACAGCCCTGCAGTTCGCCAAGAAGCGCGGCAAGGCTCGCTATGAGGTTTTCGACGACGGTATGTCGGCCGATCAAACCCTTTCCGAGTATTTCGGGACCGAACTAACGGCGGCGCTCAACTCGAATCAGCTCGATGCCATGTTGCAACCGATCATTTCGGCGCACAACCGTGCTGTCGTTTCGTTCGAGGCTTTTCTGCGCTGGTATCGTCCCAACGGAACCATTTTGTATCCGTCGAATTTTATGGACACGGTGCGCTCCAAGGGATTGAGTCGAGAAATCGACAGTTGGGTGATTGAGCGCACGGGAGAAATCTATCGACGCGATCGAATCCTTCACCAACAGATCCCGGCGATCGGACTCCACTTGAACATCTGTGCGGCAACCCTTGGCAACAGTGAGTTTCTTGCCTGGTTGACCGATTCGAAAGAAAAGACATCACAGGTTCGCCCTCTTACCTTTGAGGTTTCCGAAAAAGACGCAGAGATGATGAACCTGCGGAAACCTGAAGTTTGGGACTTGTTATATCAAAACGGAATAAATATCCACATCGATCGATTCGGCACCGGCAGTGCCCCGCTGGCGCTTATGCAACTCCCGGTAGTTAAAGAGATATCGATTGCACCGAGGTTGGTTAAATCCATACTCGTGGACAAAGCCAGCCGACAGATAGTACAATCGATAATACACGCCGCTCATGATCTCGACAAGCTGGTGGTAGCCGAAGGAATAGAAAATCCGGAGCAATTCAATTACCTGTCTAATGTAGGATGTGATCTGCTCCAGGGTCACTTGATTTCAAAACCACTCGACCAAAGTGTCATCATAGATTTCCTGCGCGATGGCAACCCATGGTTTAAAGGCGAATCGAAACGAAACGATGTAAAATGGCCCGCCCGATCCGATTCAGATTATAAGAAACAGCAGTCATGTCTGATCCCGGCCGAATCCGACGATTGATCTGAAACGGGAAATCCCTTTCAGCTAAATCATAACCTCACATAGTCGGCGACCCGGTGTCATCCGCACTACGGTTATTTTCTTATCGTATCTTTGAATATCCTGCCCCAAACAATCGTATCCACTTTCGAGAGGCATTAATAGTTGTTGTCTATTATTCAGCGCTTGGCTAGATTCTAGACCAGCAAACCATCCTGTTCACGGAGGTCCTTTA contains:
- a CDS encoding circadian clock KaiB family protein; protein product: MKRYILKLYIAGQTPKSIRAVNTLKRLCQKYLENDFDLEIIDVLEMPEEAERSRILATPTVIKELPLPGRRIIGDLSHIKDVMDGLDISETVQHGV
- a CDS encoding EAL domain-containing protein; its protein translation is MNQRVLSVLLVEDHHGDIQLVQEHLRDIKDADIRMTVVSDLNELAPILKITATDVILLDLGLPGCSGLETLVRLRAMAPGLPVIVLTGHDDGQLAERVIQKGAQDFVAKDELGKVRLERIIRNAVERHRIHTALQARLENHTIDQNFQNLIVQNMSEGVLVVDSEGIIEYANPAAGTLLNGQADRLIGAEFGFPISDECLIEVPPHMGSSETKYLEMHVVEPTNMPSLMRVVSLQDVSHHERTRAQLMHTAHHDSLTGVEVRRMFDKRLSRLIEKARRKQIETFVVMYVDCDNFKQVNDEYGHSIGDAVLQGIAEVLLNAVRPSDFIGRLGGDEFALGLEDINSISDAIGVADRIIAAVGDSIQVGNKQISTSVSIGLASYRQGHREPRDILRDADTALQFAKKRGKARYEVFDDGMSADQTLSEYFGTELTAALNSNQLDAMLQPIISAHNRAVVSFEAFLRWYRPNGTILYPSNFMDTVRSKGLSREIDSWVIERTGEIYRRDRILHQQIPAIGLHLNICAATLGNSEFLAWLTDSKEKTSQVRPLTFEVSEKDAEMMNLRKPEVWDLLYQNGINIHIDRFGTGSAPLALMQLPVVKEISIAPRLVKSILVDKASRQIVQSIIHAAHDLDKLVVAEGIENPEQFNYLSNVGCDLLQGHLISKPLDQSVIIDFLRDGNPWFKGESKRNDVKWPARSDSDYKKQQSCLIPAESDD
- a CDS encoding response regulator, which produces MTLTDLKLLVVEDNPGDLRLLKEMLRENSPHNMIVHEAGTMAEAEERILEFTPDLILLDLNLPDSSGPGTYEHFHQRYPDVPVIVLTGLSDERVALATIQHGAQDYLIKGEFDSRLLTKSINYSLERHRLSSALNDQKRKEQQLRELSSLSRITDQPATSISASSLGIKRIKDVSDQAFGALVEEAVSLTEHALEQRAVRVEGNLSIDIRNLATTLGKLNAGPRDVIDIYRASLNRVSQTRKPTIAAVMAEEARYVTLELMGYLANYYRDLAGGNNTVVFETGAIDTSDMEV
- a CDS encoding response regulator, which codes for MNDARPIEILLVEDNPGDVRLTVEALKEGKVANNLTVAVDGVEALDALHKRGKFEDAADPDLILLDLNLPRKDGRQVLEEIKEDPSLRAIPVVILTTSQNEEDVIRSYKLHANCFVSKPVELEEFLNVVKSVEDFWLSIVRLPKRSRVGAMRL
- a CDS encoding PAS domain S-box protein, translating into MKNDDYSVGGEVEIVSCIEHDNETSDRESLVNSDSDLLTAANKVLTESLKAESVEEVANLCLEVAEKVTGSSFGFIGELNDNNLLDTVAVSNPGWEACSIDRSSAVRMLNNMKLRGLWANPLKHGCTLMTNEPSSHPDSIGVPKGHPGITTFLGVPIFRGEESVGVIALANKPGGYNGQDARIIEKLSPVFCAVLDRKKQQIALEKAHASLRRDFSNVQQDYQSIVENMLIGLITTDLESRVQFANATACRLFDRKQLEGSYLYDIYDEPEQWQKMINDLKRSGAVHGVIHKLKLGNDLKRWIQVSASLTGSTVTKLVVDVSKNVLADVRYQAMLEATCDGFCTSTMAVEMTDVNEALCQMLGYNRRELLGTRLSDYKVRKDPEETAQHIDSVAKNGFDRFKIDLRKRDGSVLHAELSAIYVTEGGGSFAIFIRDISNELRLQEELKQSEERLTLALNGTEDGIWDWNLITNEIFYSPRWKGILGYSDEELADNYDIWEMLLHPEDLSDAKKSIDDYLKGQSDSYRAEFRMQHKDGTWKNILSRGKAVVDPKTGQNVRFVGVHSDVTEQRRYQRAIERQHRQFLALLDNFPEVLYVSDPDTHEVIFTNRKLTGLLGGDVVGQKCYKALQGFDTPCSFCTNHIIKEQPKEPYTWDYYNERLNRHYFISDQIIRWPDGRDVRMELAIDITERKESEEKLKAMTEKLKRSNTELEKFAYVASHDLQEPLRMVGSYLQLIQRRYQGQLDENADDFINYAVDGANRMKKMINDLLEISRVTTRGEQFAEFDSQELMDRVLHSVERLIEDTGAEVNVAPLPVIMGDESQLGMLFQNLVINGIKFHGEESPRLKIEVEQIGYNWHFIFEDNGIGIEEQYHQKIFEIFQRLNSRETYEGTGIGLALCQKIVYRHGGRIWVESELNHGSRFHVELPLKPKQSETSLEEVVKDVSNE
- the kaiC gene encoding circadian clock protein KaiC, which gives rise to MQNDVSIKMQKLPTGIEGLDFTSNGGLPIGRTTLICGSAGSAKTVLAAQYLAAGIMQYDQSGVFVTFEERPQDIRINMRSFGWDIEQWEKEGKWVFVDAAPSPETESTVIGDYDLGGLIARVENAAKKVGAKRLAMDSLGAVMTQFEDQLILRREFLRINTALKNMNVTSIMTAERASEYGPASRYGVEEFVADNVIILRNNLEDEKRRRTVEILKFRGTDHRKGEYPFTIIPGQGAVVIPLAAIELKQHSTTVRITSGNSEVDNMCGGGFFRDSIILVSGATGTGKTLMVTEFVDGGAQVGEKCLLFAFEESREQLFRNAYGWGRDFEKLEEQGLLKVVCEYPEGAGLEDHLIRMKELIEEFGPDRIAVDSLSALERVATQKSFREFVIAITSFIKDREAAGLFTSTTPTLLGGTSVTEAHISTITDSIVLLRYVEIFGEMRRGMTVLKMRGSMHDKDIREFTVDGTGMHVARPFRNVSGILSGITRHWNDSELDRVEELFQE